The following coding sequences lie in one Lolium perenne isolate Kyuss_39 chromosome 2, Kyuss_2.0, whole genome shotgun sequence genomic window:
- the LOC127323434 gene encoding uncharacterized protein isoform X3, translating to MDLAETTFPVSSTAIVAAPAPAGPHSGGSKSVLDGMAGPSMKPVELEELAGSSMKLVHLEEMAGPSMKPVELEELDPMGDVDKQRLKWETINEDQQVWDALDEQQKDFLVQ from the exons ATGGATCTGGCGGAGACTACCTTCCCCGTCTCCTCCACTGCGATCGTGGCCGCTCCGGCACCAGCAGGGCCGCACAGCGGCGGGAGCAAGTCCGTGCTCGACG GGATGGCTGGCCCATCCATGAAGCCGGTTGAGCTCGAAGAATTGGCTGGCTCATCCATGAAGCTGGTTCACCTCGAAGAAATGGCTGGCCCATCCATGAAGCCGGTTGAGCTCGAAGAATTGGATCCCATGGGTGATGTTGACAAGCAGAGGCTAAAGTGGGAAACCATCAATGAGGACCAGCAGGTGTGGGATGCCCTTGATGAGCAGCAAAAGG ACTTCCTTGTTCAATGA
- the LOC127323434 gene encoding uncharacterized protein isoform X1 — MDLAETTFPVSSTAIVAAPAPAGPHSGGSKSVLDGMAGPSMKPVELEELAGSSMKLVHLEEMAGPSMKPVELEELDPMGDVDKQRLKWETINEDQQVWDALDEQQKGSMITAGLQVIS, encoded by the exons ATGGATCTGGCGGAGACTACCTTCCCCGTCTCCTCCACTGCGATCGTGGCCGCTCCGGCACCAGCAGGGCCGCACAGCGGCGGGAGCAAGTCCGTGCTCGACG GGATGGCTGGCCCATCCATGAAGCCGGTTGAGCTCGAAGAATTGGCTGGCTCATCCATGAAGCTGGTTCACCTCGAAGAAATGGCTGGCCCATCCATGAAGCCGGTTGAGCTCGAAGAATTGGATCCCATGGGTGATGTTGACAAGCAGAGGCTAAAGTGGGAAACCATCAATGAGGACCAGCAGGTGTGGGATGCCCTTGATGAGCAGCAAAAGGGTAGTATGATTACTGCTGGTTTGCAAGTGATTTCTTAG
- the LOC127323434 gene encoding uncharacterized protein isoform X2, giving the protein MDLAETTFPVSSTAIVAAPAPAGPHSGGSKSVLDGMAGPSMKPVELEELAGSSMKLVHLEEMAGPSMKPVELEELDPMGDVDKQRLKWETINEDQQTSLFNEDSCSSVDATP; this is encoded by the exons ATGGATCTGGCGGAGACTACCTTCCCCGTCTCCTCCACTGCGATCGTGGCCGCTCCGGCACCAGCAGGGCCGCACAGCGGCGGGAGCAAGTCCGTGCTCGACG GGATGGCTGGCCCATCCATGAAGCCGGTTGAGCTCGAAGAATTGGCTGGCTCATCCATGAAGCTGGTTCACCTCGAAGAAATGGCTGGCCCATCCATGAAGCCGGTTGAGCTCGAAGAATTGGATCCCATGGGTGATGTTGACAAGCAGAGGCTAAAGTGGGAAACCATCAATGAGGACCAGCAG ACTTCCTTGTTCAATGAAGACTCCTGTTCATCTGTTGATGCTACTCCCTAG